From the genome of Brassica oleracea var. oleracea cultivar TO1000 chromosome C4, BOL, whole genome shotgun sequence:
TAGAACATAGAAGTATCTACGTACCACAGTTTCTTTTCCAGTATTTTTGATCTAATGAACTCATTGGGAACTCTAACAAGCATGGAATGTTTCAATGGCATCAGGTGAATTTCCATCTTGGATGAATGGGGCCGTAGCCTGGCATTTTGCCAAGAAAAGAGCCCACGATGTACTCCTTGTGAAGAGCAGAACCACGCTCAAAAACAACATCAGGAATGAGTACTCTCGGTTTACCAGCATGAGAGATAGAGGTGGGGGCAAGTCTAGATAGGGAACGGTCTGAAGGAAGCTTAACTTTAGAAGCATAGGAGGGAGGAGGGTTAGATGATTTAGTTAATGGGGGGTTTGGGAGTTGAGGATTTAGAGGAAAGGTTAGGGTATGAGCGCTTAGGGATAGGGTTAGAGGATGAGCGAATGGGAATAGGGTTACGGTTAGAGCTTAAGAGATTGGGGTCAGGTTTGGAGGCAAGGGGTTTAGTTGAAGAGGGAGAAGGAGCATAAGCTTTATTAGTAAGGATAGGGGAGGAGTTTTTCGGAGGGATGGTAATGAGTATAGGTTCAGTGTTCGAGTTAGTAGTGACATCCTCAGCAGAAGAGGAGGGAACTTCCACACTGTCACTCATGGTAACATCAGAGACTAAATGAGGATCAGTGGAAGAAGAAGTAGTAGATGGCTCCTGCAAAATCTCAAAGGAGAATTGGAGGGCAGTATTAGGGTTAACTGTAGCAGTAACAGTAGTAAATTTGGGGGAAGTAGAAGAAGAAGGGGGATGAAGGAGATGGGGAAAATCGGTAACTGATGGGGGTAGTGATGGGTCAGGGGGGTCAGGAGGTTTGGGTAGCAGCTCACCAGAAGTGGACGATGATGGATTCAGAACGGAAGCTAGACGACCAGGAGAGAGCCAGTGGTTCTCAGGAGATGACATTTTTGGATTCCCTTAATTCCTTCGGAAGTTACACTCGTGGTTTTAGCTACATGAAACTGACGTACTCTTCAAGCAGAAACACCTATCGTCTCTATTATTATATTTAGCGTGATGAAGGCG
Proteins encoded in this window:
- the LOC106338220 gene encoding putative protein TPRXL, which gives rise to MSSPENHWLSPGRLASVLNPSSSTSGELLPKPPDPPDPSLPPSVTDFPHLLHPPSSSTSPKFTTVTATVNPNTALQFSFEILQEPSTTSSSTDPHLVSDVTMSDSVEVPSSSAEDVTTNSNTEPILITIPPKNSSPILTNKAYAPSPSSTKPLASKPDPNLLSSNRNPIPIRSSSNPIPKRSYPNLSSKSSTPKPPIN